The genomic stretch ggtgctcctgctggtatagtttgtttcaaatgtggtcaggctggtcataagagtaatgtatgcactgctgaagtaaagaggtgttttcgctgtggtaagactggccatgcaatagctgattgcaagcacaaggaaatgatttgttttaattgtggcgaagaagggcatattggaagtcagtgtcagaagccaaagaaatctcaaactggaaAAGTGTTCGCATTGACtggaactcaaacctccagtgaggacagacttatccgaggtacatgtttcataaatggtactcctttaattactattattgataccggtgctacacactgttttatttctgctaactgtgctcgaagactgggtttaaaattgtccgctttggatggtgaattgattgttgagaccccagctaagggatcaataactacttctttggtatgtttaaaatgtcctttgtcgatcttcgatagagatttctatgttgatttagtatgtttgccGTTGGGTGGGATGGATGTAATccttggtatgaactggttggagtataattatgttcatataaattgtcatcataagtcggtgaggttttccactcctgaagaggaaggagttgacttattacatttcagagaattgcgaaaattgatgaaagagggagctcagatgttttctttgatggcgacgttgtcggttgagagtaaagctaagattgaggaactgttagtggtgaaagaattccctgaagtttttcctgatgaaattcctagtgtgccgccagagagggaagttaaatttactattgatctggtgcctggtactaggcctgtttcgatggcaccgtatagaatgtcggcatctgaattgtgtgaattaaagaagcaattggaagacttacttgagaagaagtttataagaccaagtgtgtcaccgtggggagctccagtgttgctagtaaagaagaaagatggtagtatgaggctttgtatcgattatagacaattgaataaagtaacgatcaagaataagtatccactaccgagaatagatgatttgatggatcaattagtgggtgcttgtgtgttcagtaaaattgatttgagatcgggctatcatcagatcaaagtgaaagatgaagacatccagaagacagcgttcagaactcggtatggacattatgagtattctgtgatgcctttcggtgtgactaatgcgccgggagtatttatggaatacatgaatcgtattttccatacttatctggatcattttgtggtagtatttattgatgatattttgatttactctaagtccgaagaagagcacaaggaacatttgagattagtgttggatgttttgaaagataagaaattgtatgcgaagctgtccaagtgtgaattttggttaagagaagtcagttttctcggccatgtaatttcaggaaaaggtattgctgtagatccttccaaggtagaagctgtattgcaatgggagactcctaagtcggttaccgagattagaagctttttggggttagctggatattatagaaggtttattgaaggattttctaagttagcacttccgttgactaaattaacttgtaagggtaaagctttcgtgtgggatgttcagtgcgaagagagttttaatgaattaaaaaggagattgacgtcggcgccggttttgactttgccaaatccggaggaaccgtttataatctactgtgatgcttcattgatgggcttgggaggtgtgctcatgcaaaataataaagtaattgcttatgcgtcgcgacagttaagaattcatgaaaagaactatcctacgcatgatcttgaacttgctgctgtggtgtttgtgctaaaaatctggaggcactacctttatggttccagatttgaagttttcagcgatcataaaagtttaaagtatctatttgatcagaaagagctgaacatgagacaacgtaggtggttagaattgcttaaggattatgatttcggtttgaattatcatccaggaaaagcaaatgttgtggccgatgctttaagtagaaagaccttgcatgtgtcggcaatgatgattaaggagttggaattaattgagcaatttcgtgatatgagtttggtttgcgaagtaacaccgcagagtgtaatgctaggaatgctaaagattaataatgattttatggatagtatccgagaggcacagaaattagatgtgaaattagtagatatccttaatcattgtggtcaatcagagaagggtgactttaagattgatgcgagaggtgtgctaaaattaggggaaagaatttgtattcctgatgacgcgattttgaaaagaagcattctagaagagggtcatagaagcagtttgagtattcatccaggagctactaaaatgtatcaagatttaaagaaaatattttggtggcccggaatgaaagaagatgtggctcgttttgtgtatgcgtgcttaacttgtcagaagtcgaagattgagcatcagaagcctgctgggttgatgcaaccgttggaagttccagagtggaaatgggatagcatttctatggactttgtaacgggATTGCCTGCTACCTTAAGAGGGcatgattcaatttgggtgatcgttgataggctcacgaagtcggctcacttcatacctattaacatcacttacccaaTTGCGAAGTTGGCAGAGGTTTACATCCGGGTAGttgtaaagttgcatggtgttcctctgtgtattgtgtcggacagagatccgaggtttacatcgggattttggaaaagtctgcaagattcgttgggctctaagttgaggttgagttcggcatatcatcctcaaactgatggccaaacagagagaactattcagtcattggaggatttactgagagcttgtgttctggaacaaggaggttcgtgggacacttatcttccattgatcgagttcacatataataatagttaccactctagtatcggaatggcgccttttgaagcattgtatggtcgtagatgtagaactccgttgtgttggcacgaatctggtgagggtgtagtactgggaccagagttagttcgagaaactaccgagaaagtgaagtttatccgagagaagatgaaagcttctcagagtaggcagaagagttaccatgacaagcggaagaaggaattagaatttcaagctggtgaccatgtgtttttgagagtcacgcctgtgaccggtgttgggagggctttgaagtctaaaaagctcactcctcgcttcattggtccgtatcaaatcttagaacgggttggaaaagttgcttatcggatggcattaccacctaatctttcgaatttgcatgatgtattccatgtgtcgcagcttcggaagtatgtctcagatccgtctcatgtggttagtatggatgatgtgcaagtgcgggataatttaacaatggagacaaagcctgtacgagttgaagatcgtgaaacaaagactcttcgaggaaaagagattgtgtggttaaagtcgtttggttgggagctgcgggcgaaagcatgacatgggaacttgagagtcagatgaaggagtcttatccggagctgttcgcttgaggtatgtttttgaggacgaaaactcttttagtaggggagagttgtaacaccccgataataatacaataattattaaattaagttaataatatatttattaatttaattagataattggattattattattattatttttggaattatcGAATTATTATTgttgggataataatataaattggaaaattatataagtgtgaaataaggaaaaggaatcccatttggtaaaaagagttctacgtgaaacagagaagcggctgaaaagtggaaagaggaagagcaagggcaaaggttggagaagagaaaagcttggagctcaaagatttgccgggttaatcaggtaaggggggtttatcatcgtttaatgggtattatagattaacatgtaatgggtagtgataaaccgttgatttgaccctaattgggatgttgaatgctgagaGATTATGTTGGATAAGTGTGTTAAAGTTGTACTTAAATCTGTATTTGAGTGTattgtgattttccgaacgtatcgcttcttacggaattggaatcggaggtccggaagtcctcccacggcggaaaatgcggagaattctgcattctgcttcgtgttagcgcaggaacagctttctgtcttgcgttaaccggttaacccagggtgttaaccggttaacactgttgtaaattgtgaaaattgttgttctgtctgcgttaaccggttaacccagggcgttaaccggttaacactgttgtaaatggccagaaagcgtgttctgtcctgcgttaaccggttaacccagggcgttaaccggttaacactgttggaaaagtgatAAATCGAATTTTGCTCAGAATTTAATGGAATTCGTCGGGGTGAGTCGGGTGATATTAtcgttaattgtgatgagtaattttgttgagtttatgttatgaagtgtcgatacaagtatgttgctgagttgttccgtgtacggaaaaTTGTTAAGgatactgagttgtaggcttggtgagccaaagttgattataagttgcTTATGTTGAAAccattgttgtgttgctattattatcaTGTTGTCGAAATTTTTAAGTCGGATATGTCATGTAAAtccatatgcattaagtcggagctttgctcacaccacgttggcctggattggcaaaagttgaaagttgaaggcttatgccttgatgcccaataaaatggcaataattttaagttgggagttttactccgaatggtaccacatgcatgacgagtcgagtctcattagagttgcattttgttggtttgttgtatggaatataatatgaatggatgtattccagtattatatgtgtgttgtgtgttgtgtgttgtgttgatgttgagtatgattgagttgatattgccgttgctgaatgtgtaatctgatttgggtgatgaaacgtgttaaacTACTTgacattgcatgatattttataatgcttattatatcgattgaggaaatcacccttacaactatttttcaggtaacgagcagtgattgagtagaagctagtgcttggagtctagtgtagtctccttagtgggtcatgctctgatagatgtaacatcgggacgggatgtctttaattgttttattgttggttgtgaaccaatttacatgtaatatattatatgttttgattggttgatttgatttctatccgctgcgaattatgcaaaaatgttattttgattaaataaagagcatgacagttattatggtgtgaagtagtcgtgtg from Lathyrus oleraceus cultivar Zhongwan6 chromosome 7, CAAS_Psat_ZW6_1.0, whole genome shotgun sequence encodes the following:
- the LOC127103650 gene encoding uncharacterized protein LOC127103650 is translated as MAGRNDAAMAAAMQAMAQAVQNLPNAGGNAGSRSLATFQRENPPVFKGKHDPDAALGWLKEIERIFRVMDCTPAQKVRYGTHMLAVEADDWWLETHERLTVAGEVITWDVFRREFMRKYYPEDVRGKKEIEFLELKQGNMSVTEYAAKFVELSKFYPHYTGAGAEFSKCIKFENGLRSEIKKAVGYQKIRIFTELVDSCRIFEEDNNAHYKIVSDRRGKQHQNRGKPYDAPVGKGKQGAAPAQRTSRGGAPAGIVCFKCGQAGHKSNVCTAEVKRCFRCGKTGHAIADCKHKEMICFNCGEEGHIGSQCQKPKKSQTGKVFALTGTQTSSEDRLIRGTCFINGTPLITIIDTGATHCFISANCARRLGLKLSALDGELIVETPAKGSITTSLVCLKCPLSIFDRDFYVDLVCLPLGGMDVILGMNWLEYNYVHINCHHKSVRFSTPEEEGVDLLHFRELRKLMKEGAQMFSLMATLSVESKAKIEELLVVKEFPEVFPDEIPSVPPEREVKFTIDLVPGTRPVSMAPYRMSASELCELKKQLEDLLEKKFIRPSVSPWGAPVLLVKKKDGSMRLCIDYRQLNKVTIKNKYPLPRIDDLMDQLVGACVFSKIDLR